One window of the Natrinema sp. HArc-T2 genome contains the following:
- a CDS encoding class I SAM-dependent methyltransferase gives MSVREEFDDWATSGRDKGMEERHWHTAKHALARMPVEPGETVLDLGCGSGYAGRALRDTKGAGRVYGLDGAPEMARNAASYTDDANVGFLVGDFDALPFADDSIDHVWSMEAFYYAADPHHTLEELARILRPGGTFYCAVNYYEENVHSHEWQEFIDIEMTRWDRDEYRAAFREAGLHVAEQDNVPDREITIPDNDEFPLEDWDTREAMVERYREFGTLLTVGVAP, from the coding sequence ATGAGCGTACGCGAGGAGTTCGACGACTGGGCAACGAGCGGTCGTGACAAAGGAATGGAAGAGAGACACTGGCACACCGCAAAACATGCGCTCGCGCGGATGCCCGTCGAACCGGGTGAGACCGTCCTCGATCTCGGCTGCGGGAGCGGCTACGCCGGTCGCGCACTCCGCGATACCAAGGGCGCTGGTCGCGTCTACGGCCTCGATGGCGCACCCGAAATGGCCCGCAACGCGGCCAGTTACACTGACGACGCGAACGTCGGCTTCCTCGTCGGTGACTTCGACGCGCTGCCCTTCGCCGACGACTCGATCGATCACGTCTGGTCGATGGAGGCCTTCTACTACGCCGCGGACCCACACCACACCCTCGAGGAACTCGCTCGAATCCTCCGTCCCGGCGGCACCTTCTACTGTGCGGTCAATTACTACGAGGAGAACGTCCACTCCCACGAGTGGCAAGAGTTCATCGACATCGAGATGACTCGCTGGGATCGCGACGAGTACCGCGCGGCCTTCCGCGAGGCGGGCCTGCACGTCGCCGAACAGGACAACGTTCCCGATCGCGAGATCACGATCCCCGACAACGACGAGTTCCCACTCGAGGACTGGGACACCCGCGAGGCGATGGTTGAGCGCTACCGCGAGTTCGGCACACTGTTGACCGTCGGTGTTGCTCCCTGA
- a CDS encoding DUF1684 domain-containing protein — MDDVDRWRAELESKRAEKDDFFATHPQSPIPPEERDEFDGLEYFDPDPTYRVTATATVHDDPEVVLMESTAGREVRYLRVATLEFDLDREAEDLEDGTFELAAYQQESPNAEPLFVPFRDKTTGQQTYQGGRYMELEAERDLEDGDELVVDFNLAYSPFCAYSETFDCPLPPEENWLEITIPAGERYE, encoded by the coding sequence ATGGACGATGTCGATCGCTGGCGCGCGGAACTCGAGTCGAAACGTGCCGAGAAAGACGACTTCTTTGCGACCCATCCACAGTCGCCGATCCCGCCCGAGGAACGCGACGAGTTCGACGGCCTCGAGTACTTCGACCCTGATCCGACCTACCGCGTGACGGCGACCGCGACGGTCCACGACGACCCCGAGGTGGTCTTGATGGAGTCCACCGCAGGGAGAGAGGTGCGCTATCTTCGCGTCGCGACGCTCGAGTTCGACCTCGACCGTGAAGCTGAGGATCTCGAGGACGGCACGTTCGAACTCGCGGCCTACCAGCAGGAGAGTCCGAACGCGGAGCCGCTGTTCGTCCCGTTCCGGGACAAAACCACGGGCCAGCAGACCTATCAGGGCGGTCGCTACATGGAACTCGAGGCGGAGCGCGACCTCGAAGACGGTGACGAACTCGTCGTCGACTTCAACCTCGCGTACTCGCCGTTCTGTGCCTACAGCGAGACGTTCGACTGTCCGCTGCCGCCAGAAGAGAACTGGCTCGAGATCACGATTCCGGCAGGCGAACGGTACGAATAG
- a CDS encoding ABC transporter permease, giving the protein MDLGAFFKKEWFQFRRNIGVILIVLVLLPGAAAMGTAAFQQTIPEDVPIGIAAQDETVAETDMATIQAGTALYASPSRYDSRAAAEKALEREDVYLVLLVPNDTFEERADANITMISDQRLAPFREASNYTASVLDYQLDEQLPSDVTVTHERIGVQHSLSEYLIPTALLLVVVLYAFVYFPFELYRERDVFERVELQSRIETAVLAKIAFHSLLLIIPLTVFQLVSLSAGYRLSHFNPYTIAVIAVTFVYLTSIGGLIMFLSKLRRTGIYLNIGVMTGILALSSFVFPVGFFSSVRKTIALTLPTYHSMVMVRSTMMKGVSLALFSPRFELLVGFTVVMGVLLRASINYYRRAK; this is encoded by the coding sequence ATGGATCTGGGGGCGTTTTTCAAGAAGGAGTGGTTCCAGTTTCGCCGAAACATCGGCGTCATCTTGATCGTGCTTGTTCTGCTACCGGGGGCGGCCGCGATGGGGACTGCGGCGTTTCAACAGACGATCCCCGAAGACGTTCCGATCGGTATCGCAGCCCAAGACGAGACTGTTGCCGAGACGGACATGGCGACGATTCAGGCCGGGACGGCACTGTACGCGTCGCCGAGCCGATACGATTCTCGAGCGGCAGCCGAGAAGGCACTCGAACGCGAGGACGTGTATCTGGTGCTTTTGGTCCCGAACGACACGTTCGAAGAGAGGGCAGATGCAAACATCACGATGATCTCCGATCAGCGTCTGGCACCGTTCCGCGAAGCGTCGAACTACACGGCCAGCGTGTTGGACTATCAGTTGGATGAGCAGCTGCCATCCGACGTGACCGTCACTCACGAACGGATCGGCGTCCAACACTCGCTGTCGGAGTATCTCATCCCGACGGCACTGTTGCTCGTGGTGGTCCTGTACGCGTTCGTTTACTTCCCGTTCGAACTGTACCGGGAGCGGGACGTGTTCGAACGTGTCGAACTCCAGTCCCGGATCGAGACTGCCGTTCTCGCGAAAATCGCGTTTCACTCGCTTTTGCTCATCATCCCGCTGACCGTGTTCCAACTGGTCAGTCTCTCTGCCGGGTACCGACTGTCACATTTCAACCCCTACACGATCGCGGTGATCGCCGTGACTTTCGTCTATCTCACGTCGATCGGGGGCCTGATCATGTTCCTGTCGAAACTGCGGCGGACTGGGATCTACCTCAATATCGGGGTCATGACCGGCATCCTCGCGCTCTCGAGTTTCGTCTTCCCGGTCGGCTTTTTCTCCTCGGTTCGCAAGACGATCGCGCTGACGTTGCCAACCTATCACTCGATGGTGATGGTACGCAGTACGATGATGAAGGGGGTGTCACTTGCCCTGTTCAGTCCGCGGTTCGAACTCCTCGTCGGCTTCACCGTCGTGATGGGGGTACTCTTACGAGCGAGCATCAACTACTATCGACGAGCGAAATAA
- a CDS encoding ATP-binding cassette domain-containing protein, giving the protein MTSQRGRSDSDDGGASDYYSHDIDPALLAEKLPDDVAPLTLHDVTKRYGALDALRDVTFEVAPGEFHCLAGPNGSGKTTLGKIAAGLTRPTSGEAILPEQSVGFGFQDPRFYPDLTVRENVAVFCETAAVSPESEWVTAILSTLRLTQVDQQAASELSGGFKKKLDLAIAMLDAPPYLWLDEPLTDIDDVSVQRVVSLLDLYASAGGGVVVSTHNMAAFDDALTHLTAFLDGDSSDTAVLSDSESLSTEALYQTLVDGLRSSA; this is encoded by the coding sequence ATGACATCTCAACGGGGCCGATCGGACAGCGACGACGGTGGAGCCAGCGACTACTACAGCCACGACATCGACCCGGCGCTCCTCGCGGAGAAACTCCCGGACGATGTCGCCCCGCTGACGCTCCACGACGTGACGAAACGATACGGCGCGCTGGACGCGCTTCGTGACGTGACGTTCGAGGTAGCGCCCGGCGAATTTCACTGTCTGGCAGGGCCGAACGGCTCGGGAAAGACGACTCTGGGAAAGATCGCGGCGGGACTGACACGACCGACGAGCGGGGAGGCGATCCTTCCGGAGCAGTCGGTCGGGTTCGGGTTTCAGGACCCGCGATTTTACCCGGACCTTACGGTACGGGAAAACGTCGCGGTGTTCTGCGAGACGGCAGCCGTCTCCCCCGAGAGCGAGTGGGTCACGGCGATCCTCTCGACGCTTCGGCTGACGCAGGTCGACCAGCAGGCCGCTTCGGAACTGTCCGGCGGTTTCAAGAAGAAACTGGACCTGGCCATCGCGATGTTGGATGCGCCGCCGTATCTGTGGCTGGACGAACCGTTGACCGACATCGACGACGTGTCCGTCCAACGGGTCGTCTCGCTGCTTGATCTGTACGCGAGTGCCGGCGGTGGCGTCGTCGTCTCGACGCACAACATGGCCGCGTTCGACGATGCGTTGACGCATCTGACCGCGTTCCTCGACGGCGATTCCTCCGATACCGCCGTGCTATCAGACTCCGAGTCGCTGTCGACCGAGGCGTTGTATCAGACGCTGGTCGACGGATTGCGGTCGTCAGCTTGA
- a CDS encoding PKD domain-containing protein, producing the protein MNRQTLFVAGLLLLAIPVAVGAADSGRIATEPVHASIASSDSPPSAAFTYSPSTPNPDETITLDASDSSDNGSIVSYEWDTDGDGYYDDYDDAPSGETTTVSYDSGGTYTVGLKITDDTGNTETVTKQVTVDNPEPTAAFEFTPSVPNPDDSITLDASDSSDSDGSITTYEWDTDGDGYYDDYDDAPNGETTTVTYGSGGTYTVGLRVEDNGGAVTTVRKQITVDNPEPTATFEFSPSVPNPDDSITLDASDSSDPDGSITSYEWDTDGDGYYDDYDDAPSGETTTESYDSGGTYTVGLRVEDNGGKTVTKRKEITVENPAPTASFTVSPSTPNPDDTITLDASDSSDPDGTITSYEWDTDGDGYYDDYDDAPSGETTTESYDSGGTYTIGLRVTDNGGKTVTKRKEITVENPAPTASFTASPSTPNPDDAVTLDASDSSDPDGTITSYEWDTDGDGYYDDYDDADNGRTTRGTFESGGTYTVGLKVTDNGGKTDTVTKQITVENPPPSVNITFSPTAPTPGEAITLDASGSSDPDGTIMSYEWDTDGDGDYDDYTDASAGQTTTITYNSAGSHRVSLRVTDNGGVSSTTTTTVPVSLPPEPELDISTSTAGQNRPVTFDAGSSTDADGTITNYIWQFSDGKTKRGKSIERSFSNLGRHEVTLIVVDDTGHRVERSETVTVYPTPSAEITADPAEPIAGSSVRLKAHSTDNIDQYEWDVDGDGITDKKGAEITHIFENSGEHRVTVTATNTDGITSETSRVVTVDPDASFELTSNLETVKAGETAVVTYSVTNNIPDRSVDARLQLDLPSTGVSIASVEGGSVESRSSTGFVTVSGGEQKSLRVRMRFNEPGDYDISAQSAYYYGNQSNIQQTSIEPISVTVTDDETSESTPGFGPVSVLIAIALGASSVAVRKMCR; encoded by the coding sequence ATGAATAGACAGACGCTTTTCGTCGCCGGTCTCCTGCTGCTTGCGATACCGGTAGCGGTCGGGGCCGCCGACAGCGGACGAATAGCGACGGAACCAGTACACGCAAGCATCGCCAGCAGCGACTCGCCGCCATCAGCAGCGTTCACTTACTCGCCATCAACGCCCAATCCGGATGAGACGATTACGCTCGACGCCAGTGACTCAAGCGACAACGGTTCGATCGTCTCGTACGAGTGGGATACTGACGGCGACGGCTACTACGACGACTACGATGACGCTCCCAGCGGGGAGACGACCACCGTGTCCTACGACAGCGGTGGCACGTACACTGTTGGTCTCAAGATCACCGATGATACCGGCAACACCGAGACGGTGACAAAGCAGGTCACAGTCGACAATCCGGAGCCAACGGCAGCGTTCGAGTTCACACCGTCCGTTCCGAACCCCGACGATAGTATTACGCTCGATGCCAGCGACTCGAGCGATTCTGATGGCTCGATTACCACCTACGAGTGGGATACCGATGGTGACGGCTACTACGACGATTACGACGATGCACCCAATGGGGAAACGACTACTGTAACCTACGGCAGTGGCGGCACGTACACTGTTGGTCTCCGGGTCGAGGACAACGGCGGCGCAGTTACGACAGTCAGAAAACAGATAACCGTCGACAATCCGGAGCCAACAGCGACGTTCGAGTTTTCGCCATCGGTTCCGAACCCGGACGATAGTATTACGCTCGATGCCAGCGACTCGAGCGATCCCGACGGATCGATCACCTCCTACGAGTGGGATACCGACGGCGACGGCTACTACGACGACTACGATGACGCTCCCAGCGGGGAGACGACTACCGAGTCCTACGATAGCGGTGGCACGTACACTGTTGGCCTGCGCGTCGAAGACAATGGCGGGAAAACCGTAACCAAGCGGAAGGAGATCACCGTCGAGAACCCAGCACCGACTGCGTCGTTTACGGTCTCACCGTCGACGCCGAATCCGGACGATACCATTACGCTCGACGCCAGTGACTCAAGTGACCCTGACGGGACGATCACGTCCTACGAATGGGATACCGACGGCGACGGCTACTACGACGACTACGATGACGCTCCCAGCGGGGAGACGACTACCGAGTCCTACGACAGCGGTGGCACGTACACCATCGGCCTTCGCGTCACGGATAACGGTGGCAAAACCGTAACCAAACGGAAAGAGATCACTGTTGAGAACCCAGCACCGACTGCATCGTTTACCGCCTCACCCTCGACCCCGAATCCCGACGACGCAGTCACTCTCGATGCCAGCGACTCGAGCGATCCTGACGGGACGATCACCTCCTACGAGTGGGATACCGATGGTGACGGCTACTACGACGATTACGACGATGCTGACAACGGCCGAACGACAAGGGGGACGTTCGAGTCCGGCGGCACCTATACTGTCGGCCTCAAAGTGACCGACAACGGCGGTAAGACCGACACCGTCACCAAACAGATCACGGTCGAAAACCCACCACCATCGGTGAACATCACGTTCTCACCGACAGCACCGACACCAGGCGAGGCGATCACTCTCGATGCCAGTGGCTCGAGCGATCCTGACGGAACGATCATGTCCTACGAGTGGGACACCGATGGTGACGGCGATTACGACGATTACACCGACGCCAGCGCCGGTCAAACGACGACAATCACCTACAACTCCGCGGGCAGTCACAGGGTCAGTCTCAGAGTGACAGACAACGGTGGCGTCAGTTCGACGACTACGACAACGGTTCCGGTAAGTCTACCACCAGAACCTGAATTGGATATCTCTACCAGCACCGCCGGCCAAAACCGTCCCGTCACCTTCGATGCGGGCAGTTCAACCGATGCAGACGGCACGATAACTAATTATATCTGGCAGTTCAGTGACGGCAAAACTAAACGGGGCAAGTCGATCGAACGGTCGTTCTCGAACCTCGGTCGCCACGAGGTGACGCTGATTGTCGTCGACGATACGGGCCATCGTGTCGAACGGTCGGAGACGGTCACCGTGTACCCGACGCCATCAGCAGAGATCACTGCCGACCCTGCAGAACCAATTGCAGGGTCGTCCGTCCGGCTCAAGGCACATTCCACTGACAATATTGACCAGTACGAGTGGGACGTTGATGGTGACGGCATCACCGACAAGAAAGGGGCAGAAATCACACACATCTTCGAGAATTCCGGCGAGCATAGGGTAACAGTAACCGCGACCAACACAGATGGTATCACGAGTGAGACATCGCGCGTGGTCACAGTCGATCCCGACGCCTCGTTCGAACTGACATCGAATCTCGAAACAGTCAAAGCAGGAGAGACGGCTGTCGTTACCTATAGCGTGACGAACAACATTCCGGATCGGTCTGTCGACGCACGCTTACAACTGGATCTGCCGTCGACCGGCGTGTCGATCGCCAGCGTCGAAGGCGGGAGTGTAGAAAGTCGGAGCTCGACCGGCTTCGTCACCGTCTCCGGCGGCGAACAAAAGTCGCTACGAGTCCGAATGCGGTTCAACGAACCCGGTGACTACGATATCAGCGCACAGTCGGCCTACTACTACGGCAATCAGTCGAATATCCAGCAGACATCGATCGAACCGATCTCGGTGACGGTGACTGACGACGAAACGAGCGAAAGCACACCCGGATTCGGTCCCGTCAGCGTGCTCATCGCAATCGCTCTCGGCGCAAGTAGCGTCGCCGTACGCAAGATGTGTCGCTAA
- a CDS encoding ATP-dependent DNA helicase, with protein MTNWRAIFGHDSPYDPQVDGIETAIDTGRKGGYTVIEGACGTGKTMIALTAGIDLVRDPDTDYERVLVLTSVKQQLRQFEADLETINANLPADWDPVSGLTLVGKADVCPYNREGAAGIDDGNVYDRCETLRDRTRDLTGEGGDTTAKNLAARARSQQIGLADSGSQATSTFLETAGEPTPYPPDLPEYGEGGPVGAETEYCPFYAQYLADLPDDEDGAVAEAVPYDFTDAGMVTPEDLVARSVTHGTCPHSVMGAALGEVEVVIGNYYHAFDPRTVGSFTGTLLDDSTFVVCDEAHMLEPRVRDLVSEGVADATLRDAETELSRVIQPIKFEREGRQAEGGSKTADADLVRGELKESDVSFEELNRTLEFVRDLRAELDRRVTASLDRNYRGWQSNLTDLNDEEIPLRDPAEPVEDELSEWASEAGYGDADWVRAETVGAVVARILNEAEDEDRTRAAPAVGRVLGEWYRQDHTDYFREIELERTWDDTEPAGSWRRAYNARLALHNCVPSDAIGDRLGMFGGGILMSATLEPMDAFTEVTGLQYLEREDDRPVVERRYGLHFPAENRESFAVAAPKFTYDNRGQPDADNQTRSHYANAIAKIARLPGNVLVGMPSYAEAEWAAGVLEQRVDKSVLRDAASDDETTQSLKADFFAGEGKVLVTSLRGTLTEGVDYSGDRLAAAVVCGVPIVNTSSPRTKAVRRAYDDTFGDGFTYALTIPAVRKARQAIGRVIRSPDDVGVRVLLDERYARDSWDSVRPYLPADGEFQPVSPDMLDVGLERFRSRLSSQ; from the coding sequence ATGACGAACTGGCGCGCGATCTTCGGCCACGACAGTCCCTACGACCCGCAGGTCGACGGCATCGAAACCGCCATCGACACCGGACGGAAGGGCGGCTACACCGTCATCGAAGGGGCCTGTGGCACCGGGAAGACGATGATCGCGCTCACCGCGGGGATCGACCTCGTGCGCGACCCCGACACCGATTACGAGCGTGTCCTCGTCCTGACGAGCGTCAAACAGCAACTGCGCCAGTTCGAAGCCGACCTCGAGACGATCAACGCGAACCTGCCGGCCGACTGGGACCCGGTTTCGGGACTCACACTCGTCGGCAAGGCCGACGTCTGTCCGTACAACCGCGAAGGCGCGGCGGGCATCGACGACGGCAACGTCTACGACCGCTGTGAGACGCTGCGGGATCGTACCCGCGATCTCACCGGCGAGGGTGGCGACACGACCGCAAAGAATCTGGCCGCTCGCGCCCGCAGCCAGCAGATCGGCCTGGCCGACAGCGGTAGTCAGGCCACGAGCACGTTCCTCGAGACCGCGGGCGAACCGACGCCCTATCCACCCGACCTGCCCGAGTATGGCGAGGGCGGTCCCGTCGGGGCCGAAACCGAGTACTGCCCGTTCTACGCGCAGTACCTCGCGGACCTTCCGGATGACGAAGACGGCGCTGTGGCGGAAGCAGTCCCCTACGATTTCACCGATGCCGGCATGGTCACACCCGAGGACCTGGTCGCCCGCTCGGTGACACACGGCACCTGCCCCCACTCCGTGATGGGGGCTGCCCTCGGCGAGGTCGAAGTCGTCATTGGAAACTACTACCACGCGTTCGATCCCCGGACGGTCGGCTCCTTTACTGGCACACTGCTCGACGACTCCACCTTCGTCGTCTGCGACGAGGCCCACATGTTAGAGCCGCGCGTACGCGATCTGGTCAGCGAAGGCGTCGCCGATGCGACGCTCCGGGACGCCGAAACCGAACTCTCGAGAGTTATCCAGCCGATCAAGTTCGAGCGTGAGGGTCGACAGGCCGAAGGCGGCTCCAAGACCGCCGACGCCGATCTCGTACGCGGGGAGCTCAAGGAGAGCGACGTCTCGTTCGAGGAACTCAACCGAACCCTCGAGTTCGTCCGTGACCTCCGAGCCGAACTCGACCGCCGCGTGACTGCCTCTCTCGACCGGAACTATCGGGGTTGGCAGTCGAATCTGACCGACCTAAACGACGAGGAGATCCCCCTCCGCGATCCCGCCGAACCGGTCGAAGACGAACTCTCCGAGTGGGCAAGCGAAGCCGGATACGGCGACGCAGACTGGGTCCGTGCCGAAACCGTCGGCGCGGTCGTCGCCCGCATATTGAACGAGGCCGAAGACGAAGATCGAACCCGCGCCGCCCCCGCGGTCGGTCGCGTCCTCGGCGAGTGGTACCGGCAGGACCACACCGACTACTTCCGGGAAATCGAACTCGAGCGTACCTGGGACGACACCGAGCCTGCTGGCTCGTGGCGGCGGGCCTACAACGCCCGACTCGCGTTGCACAACTGCGTCCCCAGCGATGCGATCGGTGATCGACTTGGGATGTTCGGTGGTGGCATCCTGATGAGCGCGACTCTCGAGCCGATGGATGCGTTCACCGAGGTGACGGGTCTCCAGTATCTCGAACGCGAGGACGACCGACCGGTGGTCGAACGTCGATACGGCCTGCACTTCCCCGCGGAAAACCGCGAGAGTTTCGCGGTCGCCGCGCCGAAGTTCACCTACGATAACCGCGGCCAACCAGATGCAGACAATCAGACCCGGTCCCACTACGCAAACGCCATCGCGAAAATCGCTCGGCTTCCTGGCAACGTCCTCGTCGGGATGCCCAGCTACGCCGAAGCCGAGTGGGCTGCCGGCGTCCTCGAGCAACGCGTCGACAAGTCGGTCCTGCGCGACGCCGCGAGCGACGACGAGACGACCCAGTCGCTCAAAGCCGACTTCTTCGCGGGCGAGGGCAAGGTGCTCGTCACGAGTCTGCGGGGGACGCTGACCGAGGGCGTCGACTACAGCGGTGACCGGTTGGCCGCGGCGGTCGTCTGTGGCGTTCCGATCGTCAACACCTCGAGCCCGCGGACGAAAGCCGTCCGCCGGGCCTACGACGACACCTTCGGCGACGGCTTCACCTACGCGCTGACGATTCCCGCGGTGCGAAAGGCTCGGCAGGCGATCGGTCGCGTCATCCGCAGTCCCGACGACGTCGGCGTACGTGTCTTGCTAGACGAACGCTACGCTCGCGACAGCTGGGACTCGGTGCGACCGTATCTGCCCGCAGACGGCGAGTTCCAACCCGTCAGTCCCGACATGTTAGATGTCGGCCTCGAGCGGTTCCGCTCGCGGCTCTCCTCACAGTGA
- a CDS encoding SLC13 family permease yields MVVVFGIIVVALVLFVTEWLPIDVTAILVMVLLMVLGTDGVVNFTEISTGEGTSGFSNSATITVLAMLILSSGISQTGVVQILGRKLSAFAGDDLDKQLLATIGVSGPISGFINNTPVVAILVPVISDIAHKGKTSPSKLLIPLSYASMFGGMLTLIGTSTNILASDVSARLLDRPFSMFEFTQLGLIVLVVGSIYLMTIGHRLLPERVPVDEDYVQEYAIEEYLTDVVVDDDSPLIGSTVDDAIDHVAFDADILQVVRDGEEFIEPIGQKTLRAGDLLRLRADRPTVQQLVDRETLTFAGNPETADELEPEAVPEQTLVEVVIPQGSFLAGKSLESSTFRQRYDATVLAFRSRGETVRSNIDERRIRVGDTLLVQAAPDSIDRLSRNDDFIVAHEPDEPDYRTEKIPHAAAIMAGVVGVVAMPWGTIGATVASVTGVAAFEALSALSLPILVTALAGVVAMVATGVLKPTEIYDAVEWDVIFLLAGIIPLGMALEQTGGADLLGSLVAETGTYLPVLGVLWVFYIATGLITGVISNNASVVLMLPVAVETASQIGANPFAFVLAVTFAASTAFLTPVGYQTNLFVYGPGGYKFSDFVRVGAPLQLLLSVVTTFGIAFFWGL; encoded by the coding sequence ATGGTGGTCGTCTTCGGGATCATCGTCGTCGCACTGGTGTTGTTCGTGACCGAGTGGCTCCCGATCGACGTGACTGCCATCCTCGTGATGGTGTTGTTGATGGTGCTTGGAACCGACGGTGTGGTGAACTTCACCGAGATCTCGACGGGCGAAGGCACGTCTGGGTTTTCGAACTCGGCGACGATCACCGTCTTGGCGATGCTCATTCTCAGTTCCGGGATCAGTCAGACGGGGGTCGTCCAGATACTCGGTCGGAAACTGTCCGCGTTCGCCGGTGACGACCTCGATAAACAGTTGCTTGCGACGATCGGCGTCAGCGGCCCGATCTCGGGCTTTATCAACAACACGCCGGTCGTCGCCATCCTCGTTCCCGTCATCTCCGATATCGCCCACAAGGGGAAGACTTCGCCCTCCAAACTGCTGATTCCGCTCTCGTATGCCTCGATGTTCGGCGGGATGCTCACGCTCATCGGCACCTCGACGAACATCCTCGCGAGCGACGTCTCCGCTCGCCTGCTCGATCGGCCCTTCTCGATGTTCGAGTTCACCCAACTGGGACTCATCGTCCTCGTCGTTGGCAGCATCTATCTCATGACCATCGGTCACCGACTGTTGCCCGAGCGCGTCCCCGTCGACGAAGACTACGTCCAGGAGTACGCCATCGAGGAGTACCTGACCGACGTCGTCGTCGACGACGACTCCCCGCTGATCGGGTCGACCGTCGACGACGCCATCGACCACGTCGCGTTCGACGCCGACATCCTGCAGGTCGTCCGTGACGGCGAGGAGTTCATCGAACCGATCGGCCAGAAGACGCTCCGGGCCGGCGACTTGCTTCGATTGCGGGCCGACCGTCCGACTGTCCAGCAACTCGTCGACAGAGAGACGCTGACGTTCGCTGGCAACCCCGAGACTGCGGACGAACTCGAGCCCGAGGCAGTCCCCGAGCAGACGCTCGTCGAAGTCGTCATCCCGCAAGGGTCGTTTCTCGCGGGCAAGTCGCTCGAGAGCTCGACGTTTCGCCAGCGCTACGACGCGACCGTGCTGGCCTTCCGCAGCCGGGGCGAGACGGTTCGGTCCAACATCGACGAGCGTCGGATCCGCGTCGGCGACACGCTGTTGGTGCAGGCGGCCCCGGACAGCATCGATCGACTCTCGCGGAACGACGACTTCATCGTTGCCCACGAACCCGACGAACCCGACTACCGGACCGAGAAGATCCCCCACGCGGCGGCGATCATGGCGGGTGTTGTCGGCGTCGTCGCGATGCCGTGGGGAACGATCGGCGCGACGGTCGCCAGCGTGACCGGTGTCGCCGCGTTCGAAGCGCTGTCCGCACTATCCCTGCCGATTCTCGTGACCGCCCTCGCGGGCGTCGTCGCGATGGTCGCGACTGGCGTCCTCAAGCCGACGGAGATCTACGACGCCGTCGAGTGGGACGTGATCTTCCTGCTGGCCGGCATCATCCCGCTGGGAATGGCCTTAGAGCAGACCGGTGGCGCTGACCTGCTGGGAAGTCTCGTCGCCGAAACCGGTACGTATCTACCGGTACTCGGCGTCCTGTGGGTGTTCTACATCGCGACGGGCCTGATTACTGGTGTCATCTCCAACAACGCGAGCGTCGTGTTGATGCTGCCGGTGGCCGTCGAGACTGCGTCCCAGATCGGCGCGAACCCGTTTGCGTTCGTGCTCGCGGTCACCTTCGCTGCCTCGACCGCGTTTCTCACGCCGGTGGGCTACCAGACGAACCTCTTCGTCTACGGCCCCGGCGGCTACAAGTTCTCGGACTTCGTCCGGGTCGGCGCACCGCTGCAGTTGCTACTCTCCGTCGTGACTACCTTCGGCATCGCCTTTTTTTGGGGGCTGTAA
- a CDS encoding carboxypeptidase regulatory-like domain-containing protein, giving the protein MKVVRRLRIGVDRQTVAVGTEITVYVRDDRRHPVEGAIVDAQTKSVRTNERGRCRLQFDSPGFWKLVAAKSPTGREAYEPTSTLVRVVPNETALRPLGWVESR; this is encoded by the coding sequence ATGAAAGTAGTCCGTCGGCTTCGAATCGGCGTCGACCGGCAAACGGTGGCTGTCGGGACCGAGATCACCGTTTACGTCCGCGACGATCGGCGACACCCCGTCGAGGGAGCGATCGTCGACGCGCAGACGAAATCCGTACGGACGAACGAGCGCGGTCGCTGTCGGTTGCAATTCGATTCGCCCGGGTTCTGGAAGCTCGTCGCGGCGAAGTCACCGACCGGGCGCGAGGCGTACGAACCGACGTCGACGCTCGTTCGAGTCGTGCCGAACGAGACCGCGCTTCGCCCGCTCGGCTGGGTCGAATCGCGATAA